In a single window of the Flavobacterium ammoniigenes genome:
- the nhaA gene encoding Na+/H+ antiporter NhaA — MAASRLFRDFFESEKAGGLLLLLVTVLSLALANSPIQASYVGFWETEIGHHSITHWINDGLMTIFFLLIGLELERELYGGELSNFKNAALPIFGALGGMLIPAGVFLVFNWGTQTQNGAGIPMATDIAFAIGILSLLGKRVPTSLKIFLTALAVIDDLGAILIIAIFYTKTITFLYLGGAFAIMGILFILNRKKVHHLLPYLIGGSLMWYCMLNSGVHATITGVLLAFVIPYGNGGKTTSSYRLQHFLHKPVAFFILPLFAIANTGIAIDSNWQEGLAHANPIGIMAGLIVGKPIGITLFAFLSVKLGIGSLPKELQWKQILGAGMLGGIGFTMSIFITLLAFKNDGEAVITYSKMAILVASFVSGTLGFLWLKMSLKK; from the coding sequence ATGGCCGCCAGTCGATTGTTTCGAGATTTTTTTGAAAGCGAAAAAGCGGGCGGATTGTTATTACTTTTAGTAACGGTACTTTCTTTGGCTTTAGCCAATTCCCCTATTCAAGCAAGCTATGTCGGATTTTGGGAAACTGAAATTGGTCATCATTCCATTACCCATTGGATCAATGATGGATTAATGACTATTTTCTTCTTGTTGATTGGATTGGAATTAGAACGCGAATTGTATGGCGGCGAATTGTCAAATTTCAAAAATGCTGCTTTACCTATTTTTGGTGCTCTTGGTGGAATGCTAATTCCAGCCGGAGTATTTTTAGTATTCAATTGGGGTACCCAAACGCAGAACGGTGCTGGAATTCCTATGGCTACGGATATTGCTTTTGCTATTGGCATCTTATCGCTTTTAGGCAAAAGAGTGCCAACTTCATTGAAAATATTCTTAACGGCTTTGGCAGTTATTGATGACTTGGGTGCCATTCTAATTATTGCGATTTTTTATACAAAAACTATTACCTTTCTGTATTTAGGAGGTGCATTTGCAATTATGGGAATACTATTTATTCTAAATAGAAAAAAGGTTCATCACCTACTTCCGTATTTAATTGGCGGTAGTTTAATGTGGTATTGCATGCTCAATTCAGGCGTTCACGCTACTATTACTGGCGTACTTCTGGCCTTTGTCATTCCGTATGGCAATGGAGGAAAAACCACTTCATCATACCGATTACAACACTTTCTACACAAACCTGTTGCCTTTTTCATTCTGCCTTTATTTGCTATCGCGAATACTGGAATTGCCATAGATTCCAACTGGCAGGAGGGACTTGCTCATGCTAACCCAATCGGGATTATGGCAGGTTTGATTGTTGGAAAACCAATAGGGATTACTCTTTTTGCTTTTCTCTCTGTAAAATTAGGCATTGGATCACTTCCAAAAGAGTTGCAATGGAAACAGATTCTCGGCGCCGGAATGTTAGGCGGAATTGGGTTTACTATGTCGATTTTCATTACGCTCTTGGCTTTCAAAAACGATGGTGAAGCCGTAATTACTTATTCTAAAATGGCCATTTTAGTTGCTTCGTTTGTCTCAGGAACTTTAGGTTTTTTGTGGTTGAAAATGAGTTTGAAGAAATAA
- the proC gene encoding pyrroline-5-carboxylate reductase, whose protein sequence is MKVHIIGGGNLGASIAIGIAKFTEGNQVTVTRRNTTNILHLEQLGVTISSDNKHNIQDADIIILTIKPYQVDTVLAEILPAITNKTIASAVSGLSIENLQNKIGANHQAVRIMPNIAAQFGASATCIAFQESNKEAAQNVVRLFEGLGTAPIIDEKLMDAATVLAASGTAFALRYIRASMQAGIEIGFDWQTALAISAQTVKGAAEMLLEEKTHPEQLIDRVTTPQGCTIAGLNEMEMHGFSSSLIRGIKTSLKQIKG, encoded by the coding sequence ATGAAAGTACACATTATTGGCGGAGGCAACCTGGGTGCTTCAATTGCCATTGGGATTGCTAAATTTACAGAAGGCAACCAAGTCACCGTAACTCGAAGAAACACCACGAATATTTTACATCTAGAACAATTAGGGGTTACCATTTCTTCTGATAACAAGCATAACATTCAAGACGCAGACATTATTATTTTGACCATCAAACCCTATCAAGTAGATACTGTTTTGGCCGAAATATTGCCTGCAATTACCAACAAAACTATTGCTTCTGCTGTGAGTGGATTGTCCATTGAAAATTTACAAAACAAAATAGGAGCAAACCACCAAGCGGTCCGCATTATGCCGAATATTGCGGCACAATTTGGCGCTTCGGCAACTTGTATTGCCTTTCAAGAAAGCAATAAAGAAGCAGCTCAAAACGTAGTACGTTTGTTTGAAGGTTTAGGAACGGCACCCATTATTGACGAAAAATTAATGGATGCGGCAACTGTATTAGCGGCTAGCGGAACGGCATTTGCCTTGCGATACATTCGCGCTTCGATGCAAGCAGGAATCGAAATTGGATTCGACTGGCAAACGGCGTTGGCGATTTCAGCTCAAACGGTAAAAGGTGCTGCCGAAATGCTATTGGAAGAAAAAACACATCCAGAACAATTGATTGACCGAGTAACAACGCCTCAAGGGTGTACGATTGCTGGTTTGAATGAAATGGAAATGCACGGATTTAGTTCGTCATTAATTAGAGGAATTAAAACGTCTTTAAAACAGATTAAGGGATAA
- the mgtE gene encoding magnesium transporter: protein MEFKISKELIQELELLIQTKNDQQLEVLLNDMHHADIAEVLDELDFDEATYIFKVLDSDKTAEILLELEDDLRENILKRLSPKEIAEELDELETNDAADIIAELSQDLKAEVISELQDVEHAKDIVDLLRYAEDTAGGIMHKELVKVNENWNVLTCIKEMRIQAENISRVHSIYVVDDEDRLKGRLSLKDLLTTSSRTPINDVYIRKLNYVNIDTEDVEVARIMQKYDLEAIPVVDELGRLVGRITIDDIVDVIKEEADEDYQLAAGISQDVEADDSIIEHTKARLPWLVLALLGGFISVKVLGLFEGAMIEHGKLFFFTPLIAAMAGNVGVQSSAIIVQGLANNTLSGSVFNRLIKEVALSLLNGVILATILFVGSHYLLNVEIIIGVIVTVALISVIIIASLIGTFIPLLLDKFGIDPALATGPFITTSNDICGILIYFSIAKMILGF, encoded by the coding sequence ATGGAATTTAAAATCAGCAAAGAATTAATTCAAGAATTAGAGCTACTCATTCAAACTAAAAACGACCAGCAATTGGAAGTTTTGTTGAATGACATGCACCATGCTGATATTGCCGAAGTTTTAGACGAACTTGATTTTGATGAGGCAACTTATATTTTTAAAGTTTTAGACAGTGATAAAACGGCCGAAATTCTGCTTGAATTAGAGGACGATTTACGTGAAAATATTCTAAAAAGACTTTCTCCAAAAGAAATTGCAGAAGAGCTTGACGAATTAGAAACGAACGATGCTGCAGATATTATTGCCGAGTTGTCGCAAGACCTTAAGGCGGAGGTAATATCGGAATTACAAGATGTTGAACACGCCAAAGACATTGTGGATTTGCTTCGTTATGCAGAAGATACTGCTGGGGGAATCATGCACAAAGAATTGGTAAAAGTAAACGAAAACTGGAATGTGCTAACCTGTATTAAGGAAATGCGCATTCAAGCTGAAAATATTTCAAGGGTGCACTCTATTTATGTAGTCGATGATGAAGACCGTTTGAAAGGACGTTTGTCTCTTAAAGATTTATTGACTACTTCTTCCAGAACACCCATTAATGATGTCTATATCCGAAAATTAAATTATGTTAACATCGATACCGAAGACGTTGAGGTGGCGCGTATCATGCAAAAATACGATTTAGAAGCAATTCCAGTAGTCGATGAATTGGGTCGTTTAGTTGGTCGCATTACCATTGACGATATCGTAGACGTAATTAAAGAGGAAGCCGATGAAGATTACCAATTAGCAGCGGGTATATCACAAGACGTAGAGGCAGATGACAGTATTATAGAACATACCAAAGCCCGTTTGCCATGGTTGGTATTGGCTTTATTAGGGGGTTTCATTTCGGTAAAAGTATTAGGACTTTTTGAAGGTGCTATGATAGAGCACGGAAAATTATTTTTCTTTACCCCACTTATTGCTGCAATGGCAGGAAATGTTGGAGTACAATCTTCGGCTATTATAGTTCAAGGTTTGGCAAACAATACCTTGAGCGGCTCTGTATTTAATCGTTTGATTAAAGAAGTAGCACTGAGCTTATTGAACGGAGTAATATTGGCCACTATTTTATTTGTAGGGTCTCATTATTTATTGAATGTAGAAATTATAATTGGCGTTATCGTGACGGTAGCACTTATTTCAGTAATAATCATTGCTTCCTTAATTGGTACATTTATTCCGTTATTATTAGATAAATTTGGGATTGACCCCGCCTTGGCAACAGGCCCCTTTATAACTACAAGCAATGATATTTGCGGAATTTTAATTTATTTTTCAATTGCCAAAATGATTTTAGGGTTTTAA
- the rsmA gene encoding 16S rRNA (adenine(1518)-N(6)/adenine(1519)-N(6))-dimethyltransferase RsmA, whose product MEKVKAKKHLGQHFLKDESIAKAIADTLSLEGYNDVLEIGPGMGVLTKYLLDKPTTTYVIEIDTESVAYLDANYPKLKDKIISKDFLRYDCNEIFEGKQYAIIGNFPYNISTQIVFRTLEFRHQIPEFSGMFQKEVAQRICEKKGSKAYGILSVLAQAFYHAEYLFTVDEHVFDPPPKVKSGVMRLRRKEDFSLPCGEKLFFTVVKTAFQQRRKTLRNSLKTLNLSDNLREDKVLDLRPEQLSVEDFIALTQKIEADGI is encoded by the coding sequence ATGGAAAAAGTAAAAGCAAAAAAACACCTCGGGCAACATTTCCTAAAAGACGAAAGCATTGCAAAAGCGATTGCCGACACCTTGAGTTTAGAAGGTTACAATGATGTGTTAGAAATTGGTCCTGGAATGGGTGTTTTGACTAAATATTTATTGGACAAACCTACCACTACCTATGTGATTGAGATTGACACGGAGTCGGTGGCGTATTTGGACGCCAATTATCCCAAGTTAAAAGATAAAATCATTTCAAAAGACTTTCTCCGTTACGATTGTAATGAAATTTTTGAAGGGAAGCAATATGCAATTATTGGAAATTTTCCTTACAATATTTCGACACAAATTGTATTTAGAACCTTGGAATTCCGTCATCAAATCCCGGAGTTTTCGGGAATGTTCCAAAAAGAAGTAGCACAGCGTATTTGCGAGAAAAAAGGGAGTAAAGCCTATGGTATTTTATCGGTTTTAGCGCAAGCTTTTTATCATGCCGAATACTTGTTTACGGTAGACGAACATGTTTTTGATCCGCCGCCTAAAGTAAAATCAGGGGTGATGCGTTTGCGACGAAAAGAAGACTTTAGTTTGCCTTGTGGCGAAAAATTATTCTTCACGGTAGTAAAAACCGCCTTTCAACAACGTAGAAAAACCTTGCGTAACAGTTTAAAAACCTTAAATTTGTCGGATAATTTAAGAGAAGACAAGGTATTAGATCTTCGTCCAGAACAACTTAGTGTTGAGGACTTTATAGCACTCACTCAAAAAATCGAAGCCGATGGAATTTAA
- a CDS encoding DUF4286 family protein: MILYNVTVNIHESVQDQWLQWMQQTRIPAILSTGKFSSAKIVKVLIEEEMGGTTYSIQFTTDSKATLEKYYEENAPQFRQESYQLFGEKMLAFRTELELISEHN, from the coding sequence ATGATACTTTACAACGTAACAGTAAATATACACGAAAGCGTTCAAGACCAATGGTTACAATGGATGCAGCAAACCCGAATTCCAGCTATTTTGTCTACGGGAAAATTTTCTTCGGCTAAAATTGTAAAGGTTTTGATAGAAGAAGAAATGGGAGGAACGACCTATTCGATTCAATTTACGACGGATAGTAAAGCGACTTTGGAAAAATATTACGAAGAAAATGCTCCACAATTCCGTCAAGAAAGTTACCAATTATTTGGCGAAAAAATGCTGGCTTTTAGAACCGAATTGGAATTGATTTCTGAACATAATTAA
- the serS gene encoding serine--tRNA ligase, with product MLQIAFIRENQEKVIKALAKRNIDAKGIVDEVVQLDEQRRATQVELDNTLSESNKLSKDIGELMKSGEKAKATILKEKTVALKEKSKDLGEKAEALAEELTQKLYTLPNLPADIVPEGKTPEENLTVFEEGTIPVLHEGAQPHWELVKKYDIIDFELGVKITGAGFPVYKGKGARLQRALINYFLDKNTAAGYKEMQVPHLVNEASGYGTGQLPDKEGQMYHSTIDDLYLIPTAEVPVTNLFRDVILNESELPVLCTAYTPCFRREAGSYGAHVRGLNRLHQFDKVEIVRVEHPDKSYEALDGMVEHIKNILQELKLPYRILRLCGGDMGFTSALTYDFEVFSTAQDRWLEISSVSNFETFQANRLKLRFKDKDGKNQLAHTLNGSSLALPRVLAGIIENYQTPEGIVIPEVLRPYCGFDIIN from the coding sequence ATGTTACAAATTGCATTTATTAGAGAGAATCAGGAAAAAGTAATCAAAGCTTTGGCAAAAAGAAACATCGATGCCAAAGGAATTGTAGACGAGGTCGTTCAATTAGACGAACAACGTCGTGCTACACAAGTGGAATTAGACAACACTTTATCCGAATCTAATAAATTGTCCAAAGACATTGGCGAATTGATGAAAAGCGGCGAAAAAGCAAAAGCCACCATTTTAAAAGAAAAGACCGTTGCTTTAAAAGAAAAAAGCAAAGATTTGGGAGAAAAAGCGGAAGCTTTAGCCGAAGAATTGACGCAAAAATTATACACATTACCTAATTTACCAGCCGACATAGTTCCGGAAGGGAAAACACCCGAAGAAAATCTTACCGTATTTGAAGAAGGTACGATTCCTGTTTTGCACGAAGGCGCGCAACCGCATTGGGAATTAGTAAAAAAATACGACATCATCGACTTTGAGTTGGGGGTGAAAATTACTGGCGCAGGTTTCCCAGTGTACAAAGGAAAAGGAGCAAGATTGCAACGCGCACTAATCAATTATTTTTTAGACAAAAATACGGCTGCGGGTTACAAAGAAATGCAAGTGCCGCACTTAGTAAACGAAGCATCAGGTTACGGAACCGGACAATTGCCAGACAAAGAAGGACAAATGTACCACTCAACTATTGACGATTTGTATTTGATTCCTACAGCTGAGGTGCCGGTGACCAATTTGTTCCGCGATGTGATTTTGAACGAAAGTGAATTGCCTGTTTTGTGTACGGCTTACACGCCTTGTTTCCGTCGTGAGGCAGGTTCGTATGGAGCACACGTGCGTGGTTTGAATCGTTTGCACCAGTTTGACAAAGTAGAAATTGTTCGCGTGGAGCATCCAGATAAATCGTATGAAGCTTTGGACGGCATGGTGGAACATATAAAAAACATTTTACAAGAACTCAAATTACCGTATCGAATTTTGCGTTTGTGTGGTGGCGATATGGGATTCACTTCGGCATTGACCTATGATTTTGAAGTATTTTCTACGGCACAAGATCGCTGGTTAGAGATTTCTTCTGTCTCTAATTTTGAAACATTTCAAGCAAATCGTTTGAAATTGCGTTTCAAAGATAAAGATGGTAAAAACCAATTGGCACATACCTTAAACGGGAGTTCATTGGCCTTGCCAAGAGTTTTGGCGGGCATTATAGAAAATTACCAAACACCAGAAGGGATCGTAATTCCAGAGGTATTGCGTCCGTATTGCGGGTTTGATATTATTAACTAA
- the metG gene encoding methionine--tRNA ligase, which translates to MLENPTRGNAELSGAKRYTITAALPYTNGPIHIGHLAGVYVPSDIYSRYLRLQGRDVLFVCGSDEHGVAISMKAKKEGITPQEVIDKYDGIIRKSFVDFGISFDNYSRTSAQIHHETASEFFKTLYDKGDFIEEVTEQLYDAKADQFLADRFVTGTCPKCSNEEAYGDQCEKCGSTLNATDLINPKSTITGETPVLKSTKHWFLPLDRYEAFLKEWILVGHKNDWKPNVYGQVKSWIDGGLEPRAVTRDLDWGIDVPVEGAEGKKLYVWFDAPIGYISSSKEWAAREGKNWEPYWKDQDTKLVHFIGKDNIVFHCIIFPAMLKAEGSYILPDNVPANEFLNLEGNKLSTSKNWAVWLHEYLEEFPNQQDVLRYALTSNAPETKDNDFTWKDFQARNNNELVAIFGNFINRVVVLTNKYYNGIVPQPNQLSEVDEQTLAELKAYPAVISSSIERYRFREALGEMMNAARLGNKYLADEEPWKVIKDNPERVQTQMYVALQIAAALSTLCEPFLPFTAKKLSRILKIDQPLNWNAIAEHSDLLVAGHQIGEAELLFAKIEDEEIQKQINKLEATKTANLAENKKAEPQKEAIQFEDFAKMDLRVGTILEAEKMPKANKLLILKVDTGIDVRTIVSGIAESFAPEDIIGKKVTVLVNLAPRNLRGVESQGMILMTTNAEGKLVFVNPDAEGVGNGETIN; encoded by the coding sequence ATGTTAGAAAATCCAACCCGAGGCAACGCCGAACTGAGCGGAGCTAAAAGATATACCATTACGGCGGCCTTGCCTTACACGAACGGACCCATTCACATTGGCCATTTGGCGGGAGTTTATGTGCCTTCGGACATTTATTCTCGTTATTTACGACTGCAAGGAAGAGACGTGTTGTTTGTTTGCGGAAGCGACGAACACGGTGTTGCCATTTCGATGAAAGCCAAAAAAGAAGGTATTACGCCTCAAGAAGTAATCGACAAATACGATGGTATTATCCGCAAATCGTTTGTAGATTTTGGAATTTCTTTTGACAACTATTCAAGAACTTCGGCTCAAATTCACCACGAAACAGCTTCGGAATTTTTTAAAACCTTGTATGACAAAGGCGATTTTATTGAAGAAGTAACTGAGCAATTGTATGATGCTAAAGCAGATCAATTTTTGGCTGACCGATTTGTAACTGGAACTTGTCCCAAATGCAGCAACGAAGAAGCCTACGGCGATCAATGCGAAAAATGTGGCTCTACTTTAAATGCAACTGATTTAATCAACCCGAAATCGACCATTACGGGAGAAACTCCGGTTTTGAAATCGACCAAACACTGGTTTTTGCCTTTGGATCGTTACGAAGCCTTTTTGAAAGAATGGATTTTAGTTGGGCATAAAAACGACTGGAAACCCAACGTATATGGTCAAGTAAAATCGTGGATTGATGGCGGTTTAGAACCGCGTGCGGTGACTCGCGATTTGGATTGGGGAATTGACGTTCCGGTTGAAGGTGCAGAAGGAAAAAAATTATACGTTTGGTTTGATGCGCCTATTGGCTATATTTCTTCTTCGAAAGAATGGGCAGCTCGTGAAGGAAAAAATTGGGAACCCTATTGGAAAGACCAAGATACCAAATTAGTTCACTTCATTGGAAAAGATAATATTGTGTTTCATTGCATCATTTTCCCTGCGATGTTAAAGGCAGAAGGAAGTTATATTTTACCTGATAATGTGCCTGCGAATGAGTTCTTGAACTTGGAAGGCAACAAATTATCGACCTCCAAAAACTGGGCGGTTTGGTTGCATGAGTATTTGGAAGAATTTCCCAATCAGCAAGACGTTTTGCGCTACGCTTTGACATCGAATGCGCCAGAAACTAAAGACAATGACTTTACTTGGAAAGATTTTCAAGCTAGAAATAACAACGAACTCGTAGCGATTTTTGGTAATTTTATCAATCGTGTCGTGGTGTTGACGAATAAATATTATAACGGCATCGTGCCCCAACCGAATCAACTTTCGGAAGTAGACGAACAAACTTTAGCCGAATTAAAAGCCTATCCAGCGGTGATTTCGAGTTCTATTGAACGCTACCGTTTTAGAGAAGCCTTGGGCGAAATGATGAACGCGGCTCGTTTAGGGAATAAATATTTAGCCGACGAAGAGCCGTGGAAAGTGATTAAAGACAATCCAGAGCGCGTACAAACCCAGATGTATGTTGCCTTGCAAATTGCCGCAGCTTTAAGTACGCTTTGCGAACCCTTCTTGCCTTTTACAGCTAAAAAATTAAGTCGCATTTTAAAAATCGATCAGCCATTAAACTGGAATGCAATTGCAGAACATAGCGATTTACTAGTTGCGGGTCACCAAATTGGCGAAGCCGAATTGCTTTTTGCTAAAATAGAAGACGAAGAAATCCAAAAACAAATCAACAAATTGGAAGCAACAAAAACCGCCAACCTGGCGGAGAACAAAAAAGCCGAACCACAAAAAGAAGCCATTCAATTTGAGGATTTTGCCAAAATGGACTTGCGTGTAGGAACCATTTTAGAAGCGGAAAAAATGCCAAAAGCCAACAAACTTTTAATCTTAAAAGTAGATACTGGAATTGATGTTCGTACCATTGTTTCGGGAATAGCTGAAAGTTTTGCGCCTGAGGATATCATTGGAAAAAAAGTGACTGTTTTAGTGAATTTGGCACCAAGAAACCTTCGCGGCGTGGAAAGCCAAGGTATGATTTTAATGACTACTAATGCCGAAGGGAAGTTAGTATTTGTCAATCCAGATGCCGAAGGTGTTGGAAACGGAGAAACAATAAATTAA
- a CDS encoding HAD family hydrolase, producing MQPKIIAFDADDTLWVNETYFDETETKFCELMQDYLSHQGISQELFKIEIANLKLYGYGIKGYILSMIEAAMAISNNTIPIEVIEKIIQYGKELLDKPIVLLDGVEETLEALKGKYKLVVATKGDLLDQRRKLHNSGLGHYFHHIEVMADKQEIDYSDLIKRLDIAPSEFIMIGNSLKSDVLPVLNIGGHGVHIPFHTTWAHERIDHTIEHENFRAFEKITEILPLFGY from the coding sequence ATGCAACCAAAAATAATTGCTTTTGATGCTGACGACACCCTTTGGGTAAACGAAACCTATTTTGACGAAACCGAAACGAAGTTTTGCGAATTGATGCAAGATTACCTTTCGCATCAAGGAATTTCTCAAGAATTATTCAAAATCGAAATCGCCAATTTGAAGTTGTATGGTTACGGAATCAAAGGATATATTCTTTCCATGATTGAAGCGGCAATGGCCATTTCCAACAACACCATTCCTATTGAGGTGATTGAAAAAATTATTCAATATGGCAAAGAATTACTTGATAAACCGATTGTTTTACTGGATGGTGTTGAAGAAACCTTAGAAGCTTTAAAAGGAAAATACAAATTAGTCGTTGCCACCAAAGGAGATTTATTAGACCAAAGACGAAAATTACATAATTCTGGATTAGGGCATTATTTTCATCATATCGAAGTCATGGCCGACAAGCAAGAGATCGATTATTCCGATTTAATCAAACGACTTGATATTGCACCTTCGGAGTTTATAATGATTGGAAACTCTTTAAAATCAGATGTGTTACCCGTATTAAATATTGGTGGACATGGTGTGCATATTCCGTTTCATACCACTTGGGCACATGAACGAATTGATCATACTATCGAACACGAAAATTTCCGTGCTTTTGAAAAAATAACCGAAATACTTCCTCTTTTCGGTTACTAA
- a CDS encoding chloramphenicol acetyltransferase, protein MKQKLDLNSWNRKEHFLFFKQMEEPFYGITTTIDCTQAYANAKALGVSFFSYYLHKTLSAVNAIENFRYRIIEDEVYIFDQIDASATVMREDKTFGFSYMAYAENPIDFAQIVQTEIERIQTTTGIFTREYPENLIHFSALPWINFTSLSHARSFSWPDSCPKISYGKLLDENGKKTMPISIHVHHGLVDGYHVGLFLDALQQLMNE, encoded by the coding sequence ATGAAACAAAAACTTGACCTCAACAGTTGGAATCGAAAAGAACATTTTTTGTTTTTCAAACAAATGGAGGAGCCTTTTTACGGCATAACCACCACTATAGATTGTACTCAAGCCTATGCTAATGCGAAAGCGCTTGGCGTTTCATTTTTTAGCTACTACCTACATAAAACCTTGAGCGCAGTCAATGCAATTGAGAATTTTAGATACCGCATAATTGAAGACGAAGTATATATTTTTGACCAAATTGATGCTTCGGCAACCGTAATGCGAGAAGATAAAACGTTTGGATTTTCTTATATGGCTTATGCTGAAAATCCAATTGATTTTGCCCAAATTGTTCAAACTGAAATCGAACGCATACAAACGACAACTGGAATTTTTACTAGAGAATATCCCGAGAATTTAATTCATTTTTCGGCTTTGCCATGGATTAATTTTACTTCTTTATCCCACGCACGAAGTTTTTCTTGGCCTGACAGTTGCCCTAAAATTTCTTATGGAAAACTGTTAGATGAAAACGGCAAAAAAACAATGCCCATATCTATTCATGTGCATCACGGTTTGGTGGATGGCTACCATGTGGGTTTATTTTTAGACGCATTACAACAATTGATGAACGAATAA
- a CDS encoding single-stranded DNA-binding protein — protein MKNRVQLIGRVGQDPEVKNLEGGKKVATITIATNDAYYKDNGDKVEQTEWHRVTAWGKTADIIEKYLTKGKEIAIEGKLTHRSYDDKNGEKRYVTDIVANEVLLLGK, from the coding sequence ATGAAAAACAGAGTACAATTAATCGGAAGAGTAGGTCAAGATCCTGAAGTAAAAAATCTAGAAGGAGGTAAAAAAGTAGCTACTATTACTATTGCTACAAACGATGCCTATTACAAAGACAATGGAGACAAAGTAGAACAAACCGAATGGCACCGAGTTACCGCTTGGGGCAAAACCGCTGATATAATAGAAAAATATTTGACCAAAGGGAAAGAAATTGCTATTGAAGGTAAATTAACCCATCGTAGTTATGACGATAAAAACGGTGAAAAAAGATATGTAACCGATATAGTCGCTAATGAGGTCCTTTTGTTAGGAAAATAA